One genomic window of Boudabousia tangfeifanii includes the following:
- a CDS encoding tyrosine recombinase XerC, which translates to MDKSLPAQSVEVLEGFIEHLQYERGLSEHTVRAYRRDIESLANYLQKEQGTTLLAATTLDLRAYLANLYDEQKARTTIARQAASFRAFYRWTQAHEYLDFDPAARLHTPKLGKHLPTVLSVKDVQKLFKTLKDYALAFPNDPKDEETILARAQALRVWAECELLYATGIRVSELCGIDIPQVDRAIHAIRVTGKGNKERVVPYGRPAGTALGTYAEKGRRMIAQPDSPPALFLSNTGKRVDPRAVRADVHKAAALAQVPDISPHDLRHAAATHLLSGGADLRIVQELLGHSSLATTQRYTHVDQKRLALAYTQAFPRA; encoded by the coding sequence GTGGACAAAAGCTTACCGGCGCAATCAGTTGAAGTGCTCGAAGGGTTCATTGAACACTTACAGTATGAACGAGGCCTATCTGAGCATACGGTTCGGGCATATCGACGTGATATTGAATCGCTTGCGAACTATCTTCAAAAAGAACAAGGCACAACTTTACTTGCTGCCACTACGCTTGATTTAAGAGCTTATTTGGCAAATTTGTATGACGAGCAAAAAGCACGGACTACTATTGCTAGACAAGCAGCATCTTTTCGGGCTTTCTATCGTTGGACTCAAGCTCACGAATATTTAGACTTCGATCCAGCAGCTAGACTGCATACCCCAAAGCTCGGTAAACATTTACCCACAGTTCTTAGCGTTAAAGATGTCCAAAAACTTTTCAAAACCCTAAAAGACTATGCATTGGCGTTTCCCAATGACCCAAAGGACGAAGAAACTATCTTAGCCAGAGCGCAGGCACTACGTGTTTGGGCAGAATGCGAATTACTTTATGCCACTGGCATTCGTGTCTCTGAGCTTTGTGGCATTGATATTCCACAAGTAGACCGTGCCATTCACGCCATCAGAGTGACAGGTAAAGGAAATAAAGAACGGGTTGTGCCGTATGGACGACCAGCTGGGACCGCCCTCGGCACATATGCTGAAAAAGGTCGGCGTATGATTGCCCAACCAGATTCTCCACCTGCTCTGTTTCTTTCAAACACGGGAAAACGAGTAGATCCAAGAGCGGTCAGAGCGGATGTGCATAAGGCGGCAGCACTTGCCCAAGTTCCAGATATTTCACCTCACGATTTACGTCACGCTGCCGCTACCCACTTACTTAGTGGGGGAGCAGACCTACGAATCGTTCAAGAATTACTAGGACATTCCTCTTTGGCTACCACTCAACGCTACACTCATGTTGATCAGAAACGTTTGGCATTAGCCTATACGCAAGCATTCCCACGAGCCTGA
- a CDS encoding M23 family metallopeptidase — MSRVVVLSPIAIPKLDWHQGNRAWDLTVSKGQPIYAPVNGRVVFAGQVATDSAVSISVYGPWRTTLTGLQAIVQLNQEVRRGDLVGFATGNVLSWGLKKSAHVYQDPWSQLKFTTRLVP; from the coding sequence GTGTCTAGAGTCGTAGTGCTTTCACCGATTGCGATTCCGAAGCTCGATTGGCACCAAGGAAATCGTGCCTGGGACTTAACTGTTAGCAAGGGCCAGCCCATCTACGCTCCAGTGAATGGGCGTGTAGTTTTTGCGGGGCAAGTCGCGACTGATAGCGCGGTCTCTATTTCCGTCTATGGTCCTTGGCGCACCACTTTGACTGGACTACAAGCGATAGTGCAACTGAATCAAGAAGTCAGGCGAGGCGATTTAGTCGGCTTCGCTACTGGGAACGTTTTATCCTGGGGCTTAAAAAAGTCGGCACATGTCTATCAAGACCCGTGGTCACAGCTAAAATTTACCACTCGGCTAGTCCCATAA
- a CDS encoding bifunctional GNAT family N-acetyltransferase/nucleoside triphosphate pyrophosphohydrolase family protein, translated as MRASFETTRLSLRPFVASDAATVFASIDEEIKKWTTVPYPYTEESAKYFVTEHVKRISDEQGQLYGIFTKSSQDLVGTIEIRNCSRNEEQNVGSIGLWAAKPFRSQGMLAEALRALATEAFETKAYYRLEYRAEVENWSSRALAWACGFEFEGIARKSMPPTPWAQAQGETDYRDIAVYSLLAGDRTTPNSRWLGPLPGQPSGPKLADSHRPDQLVRQFHETYDCPILDEPSLEIERLGMRMDLILEEACELVGAVYGASARKTMELAWQNAKAEDDGTRDLVETADALGDLIYVIYGMALETGIDLPAVLSQVQASNLSKLDADGSVIYREDGKVLKGPNFFGPRIAEVLGLSRD; from the coding sequence ATGAGAGCGTCCTTTGAAACTACCCGTTTAAGCTTGAGACCATTCGTGGCTAGCGATGCCGCAACTGTATTCGCTTCGATTGATGAAGAGATCAAGAAGTGGACCACGGTTCCTTACCCATACACTGAAGAATCTGCCAAGTATTTTGTTACTGAACACGTTAAACGAATCAGTGATGAGCAGGGGCAACTGTATGGCATTTTTACCAAATCTAGCCAGGATTTGGTAGGAACTATTGAAATCCGAAATTGCTCCCGTAACGAAGAGCAAAACGTGGGCAGTATCGGACTATGGGCTGCTAAGCCTTTCCGCAGTCAAGGAATGTTGGCCGAAGCATTACGCGCTTTAGCCACGGAAGCCTTCGAAACAAAAGCCTACTACCGGCTCGAATACCGAGCCGAAGTCGAAAACTGGTCTTCAAGAGCATTAGCCTGGGCTTGTGGATTCGAGTTTGAAGGAATAGCTCGAAAGAGTATGCCCCCAACCCCATGGGCACAAGCTCAAGGAGAAACTGACTATCGAGATATAGCAGTTTATTCTCTCCTAGCTGGCGATCGCACGACTCCAAATAGCCGCTGGCTCGGGCCGCTTCCTGGTCAGCCAAGTGGACCAAAACTAGCTGACAGTCATCGCCCAGATCAGCTGGTTCGTCAATTCCACGAAACTTATGACTGTCCGATCCTAGACGAGCCAAGCTTAGAGATTGAACGTCTAGGTATGCGAATGGATCTAATCCTAGAAGAAGCATGCGAACTCGTGGGTGCAGTCTATGGGGCAAGTGCTCGAAAAACGATGGAACTCGCTTGGCAAAACGCAAAAGCCGAAGACGATGGCACTCGTGATTTGGTAGAGACTGCGGACGCCCTCGGCGACCTAATCTATGTGATTTACGGCATGGCCCTAGAAACCGGAATTGATCTACCTGCGGTTCTTTCCCAAGTGCAAGCATCTAATCTTTCTAAGCTAGATGCTGATGGAAGCGTAATTTACCGCGAAGACGGCAAGGTCCTAAAGGGACCAAATTTCTTCGGACCACGAATTGCCGAAGTTCTAGGTTTATCCCGCGATTAG
- a CDS encoding FAD-dependent oxidoreductase, with the protein MARVVVVGGGYGGITVAGGLDDIAEVTLVEQKDQFVHHAASLRAAVDPVWSRAIFMPYTRLLRNGRVINAPAMGVQGNKVYVAGHDPIEADYIVFATGSTYPYPAKHMVSKSAVAQARLEQTRENLKNAEKVLLVGVGTVGIEFAGELSSAYPNLEITMVEKQDQILGTHDYTDELRKIITKQLEERGIKVITGATLGYNPPIDMGALSRFQVETTNGEKLEADMWFQCYGSQTASGYLAAEFSDVLRPNGQIKVDKYLRVEGRENVYAVGDITDVNESKRADAARAHARVVVANIRDQIEGRSPSTTYSAGKEWVILPLGPEGGASQLVEPDGKVRIVGADETAQIKGTDLMVSMIRSQLRLP; encoded by the coding sequence ATGGCACGCGTTGTAGTTGTTGGTGGCGGATACGGTGGTATCACGGTTGCTGGCGGTTTGGACGATATTGCAGAAGTGACTTTGGTCGAACAAAAAGACCAGTTCGTACACCATGCTGCCTCCTTGCGAGCTGCAGTTGACCCAGTATGGTCTCGCGCTATTTTCATGCCCTACACCCGTTTGCTCCGCAACGGTAGAGTCATTAACGCACCAGCTATGGGCGTTCAGGGTAACAAAGTTTATGTTGCTGGTCATGATCCGATTGAAGCTGATTACATCGTCTTCGCTACCGGTTCTACCTACCCATACCCAGCTAAGCACATGGTTTCCAAGTCCGCGGTGGCGCAAGCTCGACTAGAGCAGACTCGGGAAAACCTCAAGAACGCAGAAAAGGTTCTCCTAGTTGGTGTTGGTACCGTTGGCATCGAATTTGCTGGGGAACTTTCAAGTGCATACCCGAACCTTGAAATTACCATGGTCGAAAAGCAAGACCAGATCCTCGGCACTCACGACTACACCGATGAACTTCGCAAAATCATCACCAAGCAGTTGGAAGAACGTGGAATCAAGGTAATCACCGGGGCTACCCTCGGCTACAACCCACCGATCGATATGGGTGCGCTTTCGCGTTTCCAGGTTGAAACCACCAACGGGGAAAAGCTGGAAGCAGACATGTGGTTCCAATGCTACGGTTCCCAGACCGCATCGGGATACCTAGCCGCAGAATTCTCTGATGTGCTACGTCCAAATGGCCAGATTAAGGTCGACAAGTACCTCCGTGTTGAGGGACGTGAGAACGTTTACGCGGTTGGCGACATTACTGACGTGAACGAATCTAAGCGTGCAGATGCTGCTCGCGCCCACGCCCGTGTGGTGGTAGCGAATATTCGCGACCAGATTGAAGGCCGCTCGCCTTCGACCACCTACTCGGCTGGTAAAGAATGGGTCATTTTGCCACTTGGTCCTGAAGGTGGCGCTTCACAGCTAGTTGAGCCAGATGGCAAGGTTCGCATTGTGGGCGCAGATGAAACCGCACAGATTAAGGGAACCGACCTGATGGTCTCGATGATTCGCTCGCAGTTGCGTCTGCCCTGA
- a CDS encoding undecaprenyl-diphosphate phosphatase: protein MDYLSAIILGIVQGLTEFLPISSSAHLRITTDLLGLGDPGAAFTAIIQIGTELAVLIYFWKDIWTILTRWWRSMPWVSHGHLPSSDPHVRLGWMIIVGSLPIGILGLALQKWIDTSFRNLWITVFTLAFFGVLLGVADWYGKREKTLEKMTWSEALIYGFAQALALIPGVSRSGGTITAGRLMGFTRPAAARYSFLLAMPAVFASGLYKVYDVFKGDEAANVQWGPTIVATVVCFVVGYAVIVWFLKMISTKSFMPFVYYRVALSAFVAICLLTGLLHANAIGVGV from the coding sequence ATGGATTATCTATCAGCGATTATTTTAGGCATTGTTCAGGGACTGACCGAATTTCTTCCGATTTCGTCCTCGGCACATTTACGTATCACCACAGATCTACTCGGCCTCGGTGACCCAGGTGCCGCCTTCACCGCAATTATTCAGATCGGCACTGAACTTGCTGTCCTCATTTACTTTTGGAAGGACATTTGGACAATCCTAACTCGCTGGTGGCGGTCAATGCCATGGGTCAGCCACGGTCATTTGCCCAGCTCAGATCCGCACGTCCGGCTCGGTTGGATGATTATTGTTGGTTCTTTACCGATCGGTATCCTTGGCCTTGCACTTCAAAAATGGATTGACACTTCCTTTAGAAATCTTTGGATTACGGTATTTACTCTCGCCTTTTTCGGCGTTTTGCTAGGTGTTGCTGACTGGTATGGAAAGCGCGAAAAGACACTCGAAAAAATGACTTGGTCAGAAGCATTGATTTATGGTTTCGCGCAGGCACTGGCTCTAATTCCAGGTGTTTCTCGTTCTGGCGGCACGATCACTGCTGGTCGTCTCATGGGCTTTACTCGTCCAGCCGCCGCACGATACTCCTTCCTTCTCGCAATGCCAGCAGTCTTTGCTTCCGGCTTGTACAAGGTATATGACGTCTTTAAGGGCGACGAAGCTGCTAACGTGCAATGGGGACCAACGATTGTTGCCACGGTAGTTTGTTTCGTCGTAGGCTACGCTGTGATCGTTTGGTTCTTGAAGATGATTTCAACCAAATCCTTTATGCCGTTCGTCTACTACCGGGTGGCCCTTTCTGCCTTTGTTGCCATTTGCCTTCTTACTGGACTTTTGCACGCTAACGCGATTGGAGTTGGCGTTTGA
- a CDS encoding HAD family hydrolase encodes MSNGLPQAVLLDMDGTCIDSEPLWIAAEVALAKKHGEVFDPKDGVQFVGTSILDTAEYFKKWLQLPQSAQDIADEIVANVVAALGSAALQLRPGLPQLLVECQRLNLPVALVTSSYQVFADAFIAKLEQEPFAQELKRPIFSAVVTGDEKLPNKPDPAPYQAAATRLGMNPQECLAVEDSPTGLRSALNAGCQVVGIECMNPIPSWPGITELSSLADLDEKLLRKLASA; translated from the coding sequence TTGAGTAATGGCCTGCCGCAAGCCGTCCTGCTCGATATGGATGGTACATGTATCGACTCAGAGCCGCTTTGGATTGCGGCTGAGGTAGCTTTGGCGAAAAAACACGGGGAAGTTTTTGATCCCAAGGATGGAGTCCAGTTCGTCGGAACTTCCATCTTGGATACGGCTGAATATTTTAAAAAGTGGTTACAACTTCCGCAAAGTGCACAAGATATTGCTGATGAGATTGTGGCAAATGTAGTCGCTGCTCTAGGCAGCGCGGCACTACAACTACGACCGGGATTGCCACAATTGTTGGTTGAATGCCAAAGGCTGAATCTTCCGGTTGCTTTAGTTACCAGTTCCTATCAGGTTTTCGCCGACGCCTTTATCGCTAAACTTGAGCAGGAGCCATTTGCCCAAGAATTGAAGCGGCCGATATTTTCCGCAGTGGTCACTGGGGATGAAAAGCTACCGAATAAACCCGATCCAGCACCATACCAAGCGGCAGCTACTCGTCTTGGGATGAACCCCCAAGAGTGTCTTGCGGTTGAAGACTCACCTACAGGATTGCGGAGTGCTTTAAATGCCGGATGCCAAGTGGTAGGAATCGAATGTATGAATCCAATCCCTAGTTGGCCAGGAATTACTGAGCTTTCCTCTTTAGCTGATTTGGATGAGAAGCTGCTTAGGAAGTTGGCCTCCGCCTGA
- a CDS encoding RecB family exonuclease, which yields MTENQGETELQRPQSFLSFSRLKDFQQCPLKYRFTMVDRIPEEPKLHLIFGTTVHQVLENLFQLPPQERTLAAAQSQIDPAFALVRKENPEADVLFPTKDDELALVQRIQAVIFKYFQIENPPALQNGGTETEIRTVLPSGVAIRGFIDRIDVRPDNGALRVVDYKTGKVPKPQYQEKALSQMRFYSLLLNNEKQTLPARCQLVYVEHGKVLTLDPQETDLQLIERDINDTWNEMEKALESGNFIPKTGPLCPWCSYQSICPAFGSELPKYDHERAKQLLTIRRRPTS from the coding sequence ATGACTGAAAATCAAGGTGAAACCGAACTACAAAGGCCACAAAGCTTCCTTTCTTTCTCACGGCTAAAAGATTTTCAACAGTGTCCGTTGAAATATCGCTTTACCATGGTCGACCGTATTCCCGAGGAGCCTAAGCTACACCTGATTTTCGGCACCACGGTACATCAAGTGCTTGAAAACTTATTTCAGCTTCCACCCCAAGAACGAACTCTTGCCGCAGCCCAATCTCAAATCGATCCAGCATTCGCCCTGGTTCGAAAAGAAAATCCTGAAGCTGATGTCCTGTTCCCCACCAAAGACGATGAACTTGCGTTAGTTCAGCGAATTCAAGCAGTCATTTTCAAATATTTTCAGATTGAAAATCCACCAGCCCTACAAAACGGTGGAACCGAAACTGAAATCCGGACAGTACTTCCTTCCGGCGTTGCCATTCGAGGTTTTATTGACCGAATTGATGTCCGCCCAGATAATGGCGCTTTGCGCGTGGTCGATTACAAAACCGGTAAAGTTCCCAAACCGCAATATCAAGAAAAAGCTTTAAGCCAGATGCGGTTCTATTCTCTGCTGTTAAATAATGAAAAGCAGACTCTCCCGGCCAGGTGCCAACTGGTCTATGTTGAGCATGGAAAAGTCCTAACCCTTGATCCGCAAGAAACTGATCTACAACTGATTGAACGAGACATCAATGATACTTGGAATGAAATGGAAAAAGCGCTAGAAAGCGGAAATTTCATTCCAAAAACCGGACCTTTATGTCCTTGGTGCTCATATCAGTCGATCTGTCCTGCCTTTGGTAGTGAACTACCGAAATATGATCATGAACGGGCGAAGCAATTGCTCACCATCAGGCGGAGGCCAACTTCCTAA
- a CDS encoding tRNA (adenine-N1)-methyltransferase, with amino-acid sequence MNTQNESPAFSEDESEVLFQRVDLEPVADLGVRRGPFRVGDRVQLTDPKGKLFTITLTEDGTFNTHKSAFKHRDLLGKPEGTVLETAEGVRYLCLRPLLSDYVLSMPRGAAVIYPKDAALIVQYADIFPGARVVEAGVGSGALSLSLISAIGDTGKLLSVERREDFAEIAKANVDLWFGGRPKSWQVAVGDLNQVLPARCEPHSVDRVILDMLAPWENLEEVAQALVPGGVLLCYVATVTQLSRLVEDLRATGRFTTPHAWETMSRDWHLEGLAVRPEHRMVGHTGFLLTCRTMASGVSPLEKKKRPAKAAEGLAGQWDDTDSWSDTEIGLRPVSEKKLRRVRRDVTAKANHWLGETTDGSEA; translated from the coding sequence ATGAATACACAAAACGAATCACCAGCTTTTTCCGAAGATGAATCGGAAGTACTATTCCAACGCGTTGATCTTGAGCCAGTCGCTGATCTTGGCGTGCGTCGCGGGCCATTTCGCGTAGGCGATCGTGTTCAACTTACCGACCCCAAGGGGAAGCTTTTTACGATTACTCTAACCGAGGACGGTACTTTTAACACTCATAAGTCAGCGTTTAAGCACCGTGATTTGCTTGGAAAACCGGAAGGCACAGTTTTAGAAACTGCCGAGGGCGTTCGCTACTTGTGTCTGCGTCCTCTTCTTAGTGACTATGTACTGTCCATGCCTCGTGGAGCTGCAGTAATCTATCCGAAAGATGCTGCCCTAATCGTGCAATATGCTGATATTTTTCCAGGCGCTCGGGTAGTGGAAGCTGGCGTTGGTTCAGGCGCTCTTTCTCTTTCTTTAATCTCGGCGATTGGGGATACTGGCAAACTACTTAGCGTCGAGCGGCGGGAAGACTTCGCGGAGATTGCTAAGGCGAATGTTGATCTTTGGTTTGGTGGGCGTCCTAAGAGCTGGCAGGTTGCAGTTGGTGACTTAAACCAGGTACTTCCCGCAAGATGTGAACCGCATTCGGTTGATCGGGTCATTTTAGATATGCTTGCCCCTTGGGAAAACTTGGAGGAAGTTGCACAAGCACTAGTGCCCGGTGGTGTTTTGCTTTGTTATGTAGCTACTGTCACGCAGCTTTCTCGCTTGGTCGAAGATTTACGTGCAACTGGTCGATTCACCACGCCTCACGCTTGGGAAACTATGTCTAGGGATTGGCACCTTGAGGGGCTGGCAGTTCGTCCCGAACACCGGATGGTGGGCCATACCGGCTTCCTTTTGACTTGCCGGACTATGGCGAGTGGTGTTAGCCCCTTGGAGAAGAAGAAACGCCCAGCAAAGGCGGCAGAAGGTCTAGCTGGACAATGGGATGATACTGATTCTTGGAGCGACACAGAGATCGGCTTGCGTCCAGTTTCTGAGAAAAAGCTCCGGCGAGTTCGGCGTGATGTGACGGCTAAAGCTAATCACTGGTTAGGCGAAACAACTGACGGCTCAGAAGCTTAA
- the arc gene encoding proteasome ATPase has product MVGSEENTLETASDNQASGAAKALTVGELETQNRKLATALTLTQKQLERARQQLAEVAMPPMTTAYFLKAFLAERQAEVQLAARRMRVSVAPGVELSSFERGQSIRLNEQMVLIGAASPVREGTIATIKEWLGIDRVILTVNGGEQVFSVAANLNTQQLEAGDQVRVDTAAKLVLEKVVRQEMQELLQLHDPEVGYDEIGGLNKQVEQVREAVELPLKHPELFKQLELRPPKGILLYGPPGCGKTLIAKALATSLRQGKKPAAFFTVKGPQLLNKFVGECEREIRAIFGASRQIAKTGRPVVIFFDEMEALFRTRGSGISSDIETSVVPQFLAELDGVEELRNIIVVGASNREDMIDPAVLRAGRLDVRVHVDRPDRAGTEEILRIYLSNNLPYAGGSRDSMIIELAQYLFRQDAQSVLLTAELAGGGSQDFFVKDFLSGATLRGIVERAKKLSLRRLVADPNSGLTRDDLLQSAKAEVTELVDLAASTAPDQWARVLGIRGDRVVRLTRNELEW; this is encoded by the coding sequence GTGGTGGGATCAGAGGAAAATACGCTAGAAACGGCCTCGGATAATCAGGCATCAGGAGCAGCTAAAGCTCTTACGGTAGGTGAGCTAGAAACTCAAAATCGAAAACTTGCCACCGCTTTGACTTTGACCCAAAAGCAACTTGAGCGGGCTCGTCAGCAACTCGCTGAAGTCGCGATGCCACCAATGACCACAGCCTATTTCCTAAAAGCTTTTTTAGCCGAAAGGCAGGCTGAAGTTCAGCTCGCGGCAAGGCGCATGCGTGTTTCAGTTGCCCCTGGGGTCGAACTCAGTTCCTTCGAACGCGGACAATCCATTCGGCTCAACGAACAAATGGTGCTGATTGGCGCAGCTAGCCCAGTGCGAGAAGGCACGATTGCTACCATCAAAGAATGGCTGGGGATAGACCGCGTGATTTTGACTGTCAATGGAGGAGAGCAAGTCTTTTCCGTAGCAGCTAACCTAAATACGCAACAGCTTGAGGCAGGAGACCAAGTCCGCGTTGATACTGCGGCGAAGTTGGTGCTGGAAAAAGTTGTTCGCCAAGAGATGCAAGAACTTTTGCAACTTCATGATCCTGAAGTCGGCTACGATGAAATCGGTGGTCTGAACAAACAGGTTGAACAAGTTCGCGAGGCTGTCGAATTGCCTTTAAAGCATCCGGAACTTTTCAAACAGCTGGAGTTGCGTCCGCCCAAAGGAATTTTGCTATACGGGCCTCCAGGATGCGGCAAAACCCTGATTGCGAAAGCTCTGGCCACCTCATTGCGACAGGGCAAGAAGCCGGCAGCATTTTTTACCGTAAAGGGACCGCAACTTTTAAATAAGTTTGTAGGGGAGTGCGAACGTGAAATCCGCGCTATTTTTGGTGCCTCAAGGCAAATCGCTAAGACCGGACGCCCGGTGGTGATCTTCTTTGATGAAATGGAAGCTTTGTTCCGCACCCGTGGCTCCGGAATCAGCTCTGATATCGAAACGTCTGTAGTTCCACAATTCTTGGCAGAGCTAGACGGCGTTGAAGAACTACGCAATATCATCGTGGTCGGTGCTTCGAACCGTGAAGACATGATCGATCCCGCAGTACTTCGTGCTGGTCGTCTAGATGTGAGGGTGCACGTTGATCGACCCGATCGTGCGGGTACTGAGGAAATTTTACGTATTTATCTTTCGAATAATCTGCCCTACGCTGGGGGCAGTCGCGATTCGATGATTATTGAGTTAGCTCAGTATTTGTTTAGGCAAGATGCACAAAGTGTGCTGTTGACGGCAGAACTTGCCGGTGGTGGCAGCCAAGATTTCTTCGTCAAGGATTTCCTCTCGGGGGCGACTTTACGTGGCATAGTTGAACGGGCAAAAAAGCTAAGTTTACGCCGTTTGGTGGCTGATCCAAACAGTGGACTGACTCGAGACGATTTGTTGCAATCTGCTAAGGCGGAAGTCACTGAGTTGGTTGATTTGGCGGCCTCGACAGCTCCTGATCAGTGGGCCAGAGTTCTTGGGATTCGCGGCGATCGGGTGGTTCGGCTTACTCGCAATGAACTTGAATGGTGA
- a CDS encoding proteasome accessory factor PafA2 family protein — translation MLLGSEFELGIVPLSSKPVGVCEPAINLVGNYQRVLRSAGHRAKWNYLSETPLKSVFGDDILRDEADPSLLTDDAKSVLGRDDLDLLATNLVTKNGGRFYVDHAHPEYSTPECENPLALVMAEAALSQIAQEAMAANDRQYLLYQNLTDGKGNTWGYHENYQFSRQTDFQKLIVPLATFLVVRNLLCGAGKLGIGRKNDLPGFQISSRADFFESLSGVQTTYQRPIVNLRDEPHADRQKWRRLHVITGDANRLPFTAYLKFVGTSLFLWAWERQTLRGDDSEFQKLCLSDPVKVMPLVSRDLFGAKRYQMQSGKELSAVEILVGFSRIIGKELESVQHESDLPYLDAPAFFANWQETLQKFTQGGPQAVSDRVEWALKYSWLDAARQKFDTDWQDPKLAALEQSWADLRDEKSVYRRLEKAGLVAPLPTHEGVKTTPSIRAQRRAELVNDPRVESIGWRYVCYRGHGKSNCHEILCETAADEREEK, via the coding sequence ATGCTGCTTGGATCAGAGTTTGAACTTGGGATTGTTCCTTTAAGCTCGAAGCCGGTAGGGGTCTGTGAACCGGCCATTAACTTGGTGGGAAACTACCAGCGGGTACTTCGTTCGGCCGGCCATCGGGCTAAGTGGAATTACTTGTCAGAGACTCCACTAAAAAGTGTGTTCGGTGATGATATTTTGCGGGACGAGGCCGATCCTTCCTTGCTAACTGATGACGCTAAGTCAGTGCTGGGGCGCGATGATCTTGATCTACTAGCGACCAATTTGGTGACTAAAAATGGCGGTCGCTTCTATGTAGACCACGCCCATCCTGAATATTCGACCCCTGAATGCGAAAATCCCTTAGCCCTCGTTATGGCGGAGGCAGCGCTTAGCCAAATTGCGCAGGAAGCAATGGCAGCTAACGATCGACAGTATCTCTTGTATCAGAATCTTACGGACGGTAAGGGAAATACTTGGGGATATCACGAGAACTATCAGTTCAGTCGTCAGACAGATTTTCAAAAATTGATAGTTCCGCTGGCTACTTTTTTAGTGGTTCGTAATCTGCTTTGTGGTGCTGGCAAGCTTGGTATCGGTCGTAAAAATGACTTGCCTGGTTTCCAAATTTCGAGTCGAGCTGATTTCTTTGAATCACTATCTGGAGTACAGACTACCTATCAACGACCGATCGTTAACTTGCGCGATGAACCTCATGCTGATCGCCAAAAGTGGCGACGCTTACATGTAATCACCGGGGACGCTAATCGCCTCCCTTTTACTGCCTATCTAAAGTTTGTGGGTACAAGCTTGTTTTTGTGGGCATGGGAACGGCAAACTTTAAGAGGAGATGACTCTGAGTTCCAAAAGCTTTGTTTGTCTGATCCGGTAAAAGTAATGCCGTTAGTTTCACGTGATCTTTTTGGGGCAAAAAGATATCAAATGCAAAGTGGTAAGGAACTTTCCGCGGTTGAAATCTTGGTCGGCTTTTCGAGGATCATAGGAAAAGAGTTAGAGAGCGTTCAACATGAGTCCGATCTCCCTTATTTAGACGCACCAGCTTTCTTTGCAAATTGGCAAGAAACTTTGCAGAAGTTTACGCAAGGTGGTCCGCAAGCTGTCTCGGATCGGGTCGAGTGGGCCTTAAAATATTCTTGGCTCGATGCTGCTAGGCAAAAGTTTGACACAGATTGGCAAGATCCAAAGCTAGCTGCCCTAGAACAGAGTTGGGCAGATTTACGTGATGAAAAATCAGTTTATCGGCGCCTCGAAAAAGCTGGATTGGTTGCGCCGCTCCCAACCCATGAGGGGGTAAAGACGACTCCCTCGATCCGAGCGCAGAGACGAGCCGAACTAGTTAATGATCCTCGGGTCGAATCGATTGGGTGGCGCTATGTTTGTTACCGTGGCCATGGAAAATCAAACTGCCATGAGATATTGTGTGAAACTGCAGCGGACGAAAGGGAAGAAAAGTGA
- a CDS encoding ubiquitin-like protein Pup: MNGKQSQMQEKNCQCQEVTQEVDAPDDFSMPENPASRTVQMQDILADIDEVLSEEAQSLVASYVQASGQ; the protein is encoded by the coding sequence GTGAATGGGAAGCAAAGCCAGATGCAAGAGAAGAACTGCCAGTGCCAAGAAGTAACCCAAGAAGTGGATGCCCCAGACGATTTTTCGATGCCTGAAAACCCCGCATCCCGCACCGTGCAGATGCAAGATATCTTGGCAGATATTGATGAGGTCTTGAGTGAGGAAGCACAAAGTTTGGTTGCTTCTTACGTACAGGCAAGCGGTCAATGA